A window of Costertonia aggregata contains these coding sequences:
- a CDS encoding DUF2490 domain-containing protein: MGNIVLGQDNFTGFWESDIALNYTVFNNYSHNFKVSQRSYTYDEKLDVRIRQIDLVHFSNVKISGNQSIALGVQYRFRNTFEADRENELRFTQQYNITSRSRNIRFGHRVRSEQRINKSLTTHRFRYRFALDFPLQGEQLDVGEAYLVTSTESLLSVARANASEYDQRFTANIGWLLHENTKLQAGLEYRFEDYTHRTENILFVLTSLVFSL, from the coding sequence ATGGGAAATATAGTTTTGGGGCAAGATAACTTTACGGGATTTTGGGAATCCGATATAGCGTTAAACTATACCGTTTTCAATAATTACTCGCACAATTTCAAGGTTTCGCAACGTAGCTATACCTATGATGAAAAGCTAGATGTACGAATAAGGCAAATAGATTTGGTACATTTTTCAAATGTAAAGATAAGCGGTAATCAAAGTATCGCCCTAGGCGTTCAATATAGGTTCAGGAATACTTTTGAGGCCGATAGGGAGAACGAGCTTCGGTTTACGCAACAATACAACATAACCTCCAGATCAAGGAACATACGTTTTGGCCACAGGGTGCGTTCTGAGCAGCGTATCAACAAATCCCTTACCACACACCGGTTTAGATATCGTTTTGCGCTGGATTTCCCGTTGCAAGGAGAACAGCTAGATGTGGGGGAAGCCTATTTGGTTACCTCTACGGAATCGCTTTTAAGCGTCGCCCGAGCAAACGCTTCTGAATATGACCAGCGATTTACCGCAAACATAGGGTGGCTTTTACATGAAAATACAAAATTACAGGCAGGGTTGGAATACAGATTTGAGGATTATACCCACCGCACCGAAAACATTCTTTTTGTGCTTACTTCCTTAGTTTTCTCGCTCTAA
- a CDS encoding peptidase domain-containing ABC transporter, translating into MAKSILTAWQRLVNLLKLDRKDVLQILYYAVFAGIVSLSLPLGIQAIINLIQGAQVSTSWIVLVVLVTLGVAFVGALQLMQLRIIENVQQKIFTRASFEFAYRFPKIKMSQLRNFYPPELANRFFDTLNIQKGVSKLLIDFPTALLQIIFGLLLLSLYHPFFIIYGVLLIVLIYVVFKYTITKGLETSLMESKYKYKVAHWAQEVARCIVSFKLSGKTNHALERNDALVGDYLKARENHFKILVLQFVQMIGFKILVTGGLLIIGGLLVLNQEMNIGQFVAAEIIILLVISSVEKLIVGLESFYDVLTALEKLGQVVDKEIEPMQVELPLFDQDDFRLEIDSVTYRVPETKKVILDNISLKLEQGTRILIQGDNGSGKTTLLHLISGLIEPESGNLYVNDVRLKDENLNHYRVNVGQSLKEESPFEGTLLNNITFGDKSISKEDILWVLDVVGLTKFVKEAPDGLDTIIYPEGKQVSYTIAKKIVLARSLVKKPKLIVLRDPLDQFDESEAERIMTFLTAKENPWTLVVVSNDEGWIPRCGRKITLQNGKIIEDK; encoded by the coding sequence ATGGCTAAAAGTATTTTAACGGCTTGGCAACGGCTTGTCAACCTTTTGAAATTGGACAGAAAAGATGTGCTCCAAATTTTATACTATGCGGTTTTTGCAGGTATTGTGAGCTTATCATTGCCCTTGGGTATACAGGCTATCATAAATTTAATACAAGGAGCGCAGGTAAGTACCTCTTGGATAGTTCTGGTAGTGTTGGTAACACTGGGTGTGGCTTTTGTGGGGGCATTGCAATTAATGCAATTACGCATTATAGAGAATGTGCAGCAAAAAATATTTACAAGGGCTTCGTTTGAATTTGCCTACCGCTTCCCGAAAATAAAAATGAGCCAGTTGCGTAATTTTTATCCACCGGAATTGGCCAATAGGTTTTTTGATACCCTCAACATACAAAAAGGGGTGTCAAAATTACTTATTGATTTTCCGACCGCCTTGTTACAAATAATATTTGGGTTGCTTTTATTGTCGCTTTACCATCCCTTTTTCATTATCTATGGTGTGCTTTTGATAGTGCTCATATATGTAGTATTTAAGTACACGATTACGAAAGGTCTGGAGACTAGTCTCATGGAGTCCAAATATAAATACAAGGTTGCCCATTGGGCACAAGAAGTAGCTAGGTGTATCGTGAGTTTTAAGCTGTCGGGAAAAACCAATCATGCATTGGAGAGAAACGACGCTTTGGTAGGGGATTATCTCAAGGCTCGCGAAAACCACTTTAAGATTTTGGTACTGCAGTTTGTTCAAATGATCGGGTTCAAAATCTTGGTGACCGGTGGCCTTCTCATAATCGGCGGCCTTTTGGTATTGAACCAAGAAATGAATATAGGGCAATTTGTAGCGGCTGAAATTATAATTTTACTGGTCATCAGTTCGGTAGAAAAGCTCATTGTTGGTTTGGAATCGTTCTATGATGTACTGACCGCTCTCGAAAAATTAGGGCAAGTGGTCGATAAGGAAATAGAGCCCATGCAGGTTGAACTGCCTTTGTTCGACCAAGATGACTTTAGGTTAGAAATAGATAGCGTTACCTACAGGGTGCCCGAGACCAAAAAAGTTATTCTGGACAATATTTCCTTAAAATTGGAACAGGGAACTAGAATTTTGATACAGGGTGATAATGGATCTGGTAAAACCACATTGCTACATTTAATATCTGGACTAATTGAACCTGAATCAGGTAATTTATATGTAAACGATGTAAGGTTGAAAGACGAGAACCTTAACCATTACAGGGTTAACGTAGGTCAATCACTAAAAGAAGAATCTCCCTTTGAAGGAACGTTACTGAACAATATCACTTTTGGCGATAAAAGCATCTCTAAAGAGGATATCCTTTGGGTACTTGATGTCGTAGGTCTTACGAAATTCGTAAAGGAAGCACCGGATGGTCTGGATACGATAATCTATCCCGAAGGTAAACAGGTTTCCTACACGATAGCCAAAAAAATTGTTCTTGCAAGAAGTTTGGTAAAAAAGCCAAAGTTAATCGTACTTAGAGATCCGTTGGATCAATTTGATGAAAGCGAGGCAGAAAGAATCATGACATTCTTGACGGCCAAGGAAAACCCGTGGACGTTAGTGGTCGTTAGCAACGATGAAGGTTGGATTCCCAGATGTGGTCGGAAAATCACGTTACAAAATGGTAAAATCATTGAAGATAAATAA
- a CDS encoding DNA-3-methyladenine glycosylase I: protein MEKHRCGWCRGDVLYEAYHDEEWGVPVRDDATLFEFLILETFQAGLSWITILRKRENFRKAFDGFNYEKIATYDESKIDALLQDEGIVRNKLKVNATVSNAVAFMQVQKEFGSFSDYIWGFVDKKPIKNAFTNYKDAPANTPLSDTISKDLKKRGFKFVGSTVVYAHMQATGMVNDHEISCFRYNEV from the coding sequence ATGGAAAAACACAGATGTGGTTGGTGCAGGGGCGATGTATTATATGAGGCCTACCATGATGAAGAGTGGGGCGTACCGGTAAGAGACGATGCAACTTTATTTGAATTTTTGATATTGGAAACTTTTCAAGCAGGGCTAAGTTGGATTACCATACTTCGCAAACGGGAAAATTTCAGAAAGGCCTTCGATGGTTTCAACTATGAAAAAATAGCCACTTACGACGAATCGAAAATAGACGCTCTTTTACAGGATGAAGGCATTGTACGCAACAAACTAAAGGTAAACGCAACCGTCTCCAATGCCGTTGCCTTCATGCAGGTACAAAAAGAGTTTGGAAGCTTTAGCGACTATATTTGGGGATTTGTAGATAAAAAACCCATAAAGAATGCATTCACTAACTACAAAGATGCCCCTGCCAACACACCGCTTTCCGACACCATTAGTAAGGATTTGAAGAAAAGAGGCTTTAAATTTGTAGGCAGTACCGTTGTGTATGCCCATATGCAAGCAACCGGAATGGTCAATGACCATGAAATAAGCTGTTTTAGGTATAATGAAGTTTGA
- a CDS encoding sensor histidine kinase — protein MKFNIKKKTSNIFLLIASFVIVSLILWNTNNFFKKFKEEERLKMEIWATAQSEFQSLSADAEIGNLPLKVFQNNTSTPMILMNRDGSIKTHNIDKEFQKDTAYLKEKMRKFQSENSPITMEYKGEELATLYYGNSEVLNKLKYYPIALLLIIFLFGAVIFFFFKTNKASEQNKLWAGMAKETAHQIGTPLTSLLGWNELLKTENINPEITKEIEKDIDRLQTITERFSKIGSLPKLDEYDIVAETKNAYDYLKRRSSKLINFTFEAKVEHFPVLLNKSLYNWTIENLVKNGIDAMKGKGSIALEIVPNGNYVHILITDTGHGIPKSDFQSIFNPGVTSKKRGWGLGLSLVKRIVEEYHNGKVKVLSSNKQGTIMQISLRAKN, from the coding sequence ATGAAATTCAATATTAAAAAGAAGACTTCCAACATTTTTCTTCTGATAGCATCCTTTGTTATCGTGAGCCTTATTTTGTGGAACACGAACAATTTTTTCAAAAAATTCAAGGAAGAAGAACGGTTAAAAATGGAAATTTGGGCCACGGCACAATCAGAATTTCAATCACTTTCCGCAGATGCCGAAATAGGTAATTTACCCCTAAAGGTCTTTCAAAACAACACTTCTACCCCTATGATATTGATGAATAGGGACGGTTCTATAAAAACGCATAATATTGATAAGGAATTCCAAAAAGATACGGCGTACCTCAAGGAAAAGATGCGAAAATTCCAAAGTGAAAACTCACCCATAACCATGGAGTACAAGGGTGAGGAGTTGGCTACTTTATATTACGGAAATTCAGAAGTATTGAACAAACTCAAATATTATCCCATTGCACTGTTATTGATCATTTTTTTATTCGGAGCGGTCATCTTCTTTTTCTTTAAGACCAATAAGGCCTCCGAACAAAATAAGCTATGGGCGGGCATGGCGAAGGAGACCGCGCATCAAATCGGCACACCGCTCACATCATTATTGGGCTGGAACGAATTATTGAAAACCGAGAACATAAATCCTGAAATCACCAAAGAGATAGAAAAGGATATCGATCGTTTGCAGACCATTACGGAACGTTTCTCCAAAATAGGCTCACTTCCCAAACTTGACGAGTACGATATTGTGGCCGAAACCAAAAACGCATACGATTACCTAAAGCGAAGAAGCAGTAAGCTCATCAATTTTACCTTTGAGGCCAAGGTTGAGCACTTTCCGGTTCTCCTGAATAAATCATTATATAATTGGACAATCGAAAACCTGGTAAAAAATGGTATCGATGCCATGAAAGGCAAGGGGAGTATCGCACTCGAAATCGTTCCCAACGGAAATTACGTACATATATTGATAACCGATACCGGACATGGAATCCCCAAAAGTGATTTTCAATCTATTTTCAATCCTGGGGTGACCTCAAAAAAAAGAGGCTGGGGCCTTGGGCTGTCTCTCGTAAAACGTATTGTAGAAGAGTACCACAACGGTAAGGTCAAGGTCCTTTCTTCCAACAAGCAAGGCACGATTATGCAAATATCCTTACGGGCAAAGAATTAA
- a CDS encoding HlyD family secretion protein gives MLNISKNSINRNVDISYFNAVKFVSGRKHYKHFNRFLVVFSLIGIIILFLPWTQNVTGKGFLTTLTPDQRPQTIQSTIPGRIEKWYVREGDYVEKGDTILFISEIKNEYFDPNLIERTGQQIKAKSASVNSYQGKVKALNNQIGALANERVLKLEQARNKLLQSKLKVQSDSIDLEAAETNIKIAQRQYDRTVQLESEGLKAVTDVEEKRLKLQETQAKLISQQNKLLASRNEVLNAQVEINRVQAEYTDKISKAQSDMYTAQSNQFDSEAQVTKLENEYTNYEIRNKMYYITAPQNGYINTAIQGGIGETFKEGDRLVGIMPADYDMAVETFVEPIDLPLMHLGEKVRIQFDGWPAIIFSGWPNVSYGTYGGKVVAIETFISDNGKYRVLLAPDPDDHPWPKDLRVGSGANTIALLEDVPIWFELWRQLNGFPPNYYQPEGAKAKPVKK, from the coding sequence ATGCTGAATATCTCTAAAAATAGTATAAACAGAAATGTGGACATTTCATATTTCAACGCGGTAAAATTTGTATCCGGTAGAAAGCATTACAAACATTTCAACAGGTTCTTGGTAGTATTCTCGCTAATAGGTATAATCATATTGTTTTTGCCTTGGACCCAAAATGTAACGGGCAAGGGTTTTTTGACAACGCTGACCCCTGACCAAAGGCCGCAAACCATTCAGTCCACCATTCCCGGGCGTATAGAGAAATGGTATGTGCGTGAAGGCGATTATGTTGAAAAAGGAGATACCATACTCTTTATATCGGAAATCAAAAACGAATACTTTGATCCAAACCTGATAGAGCGAACGGGCCAACAAATCAAGGCGAAATCCGCATCTGTAAACTCATATCAAGGTAAGGTCAAGGCATTGAACAATCAAATAGGGGCTTTGGCCAATGAGCGTGTTCTTAAGTTGGAACAGGCACGAAACAAGCTTTTGCAATCAAAATTAAAAGTACAAAGCGATAGCATAGATTTGGAAGCTGCCGAAACCAATATCAAAATCGCCCAACGGCAGTATGACCGTACCGTTCAATTGGAAAGCGAGGGTTTAAAGGCCGTGACCGATGTGGAGGAAAAAAGACTGAAACTTCAAGAGACCCAAGCAAAACTAATATCACAGCAAAATAAGCTGTTGGCCTCTAGAAACGAAGTTTTGAACGCACAGGTGGAAATCAATAGGGTGCAGGCAGAATATACCGATAAGATTTCCAAAGCGCAGAGTGATATGTATACGGCTCAATCAAATCAATTTGATTCTGAGGCCCAGGTAACCAAATTGGAAAATGAATATACCAATTATGAAATACGTAATAAAATGTATTACATAACGGCCCCGCAAAATGGGTATATCAATACAGCGATACAAGGGGGTATTGGAGAAACTTTTAAGGAAGGTGATAGGCTAGTGGGCATAATGCCGGCAGATTATGATATGGCCGTCGAGACGTTTGTAGAACCTATTGATTTGCCCCTTATGCATTTAGGCGAGAAGGTACGTATACAATTTGATGGTTGGCCAGCGATCATCTTTAGCGGATGGCCCAATGTGTCCTATGGTACATATGGGGGCAAGGTAGTCGCTATCGAGACTTTTATCAGCGATAATGGCAAGTATCGGGTGCTGTTGGCTCCGGACCCCGATGATCACCCTTGGCCCAAAGACCTTCGGGTTGGTTCGGGGGCAAATACCATTGCACTGTTGGAAGATGTACCTATTTGGTTTGAATTATGGCGTCAGCTCAACGGTTTCCCTCCAAACTATTACCAGCCGGAAGGAGCCAAAGCTAAACCCGTAAAAAAGTAA
- a CDS encoding sodium-dependent bicarbonate transport family permease: MDLHLLIDNLTNPALLFFFLGIIAVQLKSDLEIPPNSAKFISLYLMFSIGFKGGQELSHSELDMEIFWSLLFGVFLALFVPIYTYFILRRKFSVPNSGAIAAAYGSVSAVTFVTAVSFLEMEQIDFGGHMVAVMALMEAPSIIIGVLLMAYFQKNKKEKIKLGSVLHHSLTNGSVLLIMGSLVIGFMASDKQAMGIAPFTTDIFKGFLAVFLLDMGITSGKKLNDFVKKGWFALLFAIIVPLINGCLVAVISASFTESIGNRFLFAILAASASYIAVPAAMRLAAPKANPSLYLPMALAITFPFNITLGMPIYLGIIQGF, translated from the coding sequence ATGGATTTACATTTACTGATTGACAACCTGACCAACCCTGCCCTGCTCTTTTTCTTTTTGGGAATAATAGCAGTTCAATTAAAAAGTGATTTAGAGATTCCGCCGAACTCGGCGAAATTCATATCGCTTTACCTTATGTTCTCCATCGGCTTCAAAGGGGGGCAAGAACTATCGCATAGCGAACTTGATATGGAAATATTTTGGTCGCTACTTTTCGGGGTATTCCTTGCACTTTTTGTACCGATATATACCTACTTTATCTTAAGAAGAAAATTTAGCGTACCCAACTCCGGAGCCATTGCGGCAGCTTATGGCTCTGTTAGTGCCGTTACCTTTGTGACCGCCGTATCGTTTTTGGAAATGGAACAGATTGATTTTGGGGGCCACATGGTAGCCGTGATGGCTTTGATGGAAGCTCCATCCATAATCATCGGGGTACTATTGATGGCCTATTTCCAAAAAAACAAAAAAGAAAAGATAAAGTTGGGCAGTGTGCTTCACCATTCCTTGACCAACGGTAGTGTGCTTCTCATTATGGGAAGTTTGGTCATAGGTTTTATGGCGAGTGATAAGCAAGCCATGGGCATAGCTCCCTTTACTACGGACATTTTCAAAGGCTTTTTGGCCGTGTTCTTGTTGGACATGGGAATAACCAGCGGTAAAAAGTTGAACGATTTTGTCAAAAAAGGATGGTTCGCCCTTTTGTTCGCCATTATTGTTCCCCTTATCAACGGTTGCTTGGTCGCCGTGATAAGCGCATCTTTTACAGAGAGCATAGGAAATAGATTTTTGTTCGCAATATTGGCTGCAAGTGCGTCCTACATTGCGGTGCCCGCCGCCATGCGGTTGGCTGCCCCAAAAGCGAACCCCAGTCTATATTTGCCTATGGCCCTGGCCATAACCTTCCCTTTCAATATCACACTGGGCATGCCTATTTATCTTGGCATTATACAAGGGTTTTAA
- a CDS encoding TetR/AcrR family transcriptional regulator, whose product MERLLQSVKIDINDKIYIKDPESSDLGKRIIKQSILMIYEMGFESFTFKKLGTKIKSNESSIYRYFENKHKLLLYLTSWYWGWLEYQLVFSTNGISNAEEKLRKAIEIVTKSTEEDSAFSHINEVMLNNIVINEYSKSYLTKEVDTENKEGYFVIYKRLVNRISDMIAAVDENYTYPSSLASTILEGSLHQHFLKNHFKSLTNCHKSTSPTEYFIDLTFNSLNQNTHG is encoded by the coding sequence ATGGAGCGTTTGTTACAGTCCGTCAAAATCGACATTAATGATAAGATTTATATAAAAGATCCGGAATCTTCCGATTTGGGTAAACGAATAATCAAACAAAGTATTCTTATGATATATGAGATGGGGTTTGAAAGCTTTACCTTTAAAAAATTAGGTACAAAGATTAAATCCAATGAAAGCTCCATATATCGCTATTTTGAAAATAAACATAAACTGCTTTTATATTTGACTTCGTGGTACTGGGGATGGCTAGAGTATCAATTGGTTTTTTCAACGAACGGTATTTCAAACGCTGAGGAAAAGTTGAGAAAAGCTATTGAAATTGTTACCAAGTCCACTGAAGAGGATTCGGCTTTTTCCCATATTAATGAAGTTATGCTCAACAATATAGTCATTAACGAATACTCAAAATCCTACCTGACCAAAGAAGTTGATACCGAAAACAAAGAAGGGTATTTCGTTATTTACAAACGTTTGGTAAACCGCATCAGTGATATGATAGCGGCTGTTGATGAAAACTATACCTATCCCTCAAGCTTGGCAAGCACAATTTTAGAAGGTTCCTTGCACCAACACTTTTTAAAGAACCATTTCAAATCGTTAACAAACTGCCATAAAAGTACCTCACCGACCGAATATTTTATAGATTTAACCTTTAATTCCCTAAACCAAAATACGCATGGCTAA
- a CDS encoding flavin reductase family protein, with translation MISITPNELETPKLHSYLLGAVGPRPIAFASTVDADGRPNLSPFSFFNVFSANPPILIFSPARRVRDNTTKHTLENVLETNEVVINIVNYDMVQQMSLSSTEYPEGENEFIKSGLTMLKSDVVQPFRVAESPVQFECKVTKVEALGQEGGAGNLVFSEVVKIHVHTSVLDSNGSIDQHKIDQVSRMGGNWYSRANLGMFEVPKPLSSLGIGVDAIPDTIRNSDVLTGNDLGMLGNVEKLPDREEVHAFVETNDEVKALITLQDRGKLHAKAKAYLAKNDVLSAWKILMAK, from the coding sequence ATGATTTCTATAACCCCCAACGAGTTGGAAACCCCAAAATTGCATAGCTATCTTTTGGGTGCCGTAGGTCCAAGACCTATTGCATTTGCTAGTACGGTAGATGCTGACGGAAGGCCCAACCTTTCCCCTTTCAGTTTTTTTAATGTATTCAGTGCCAACCCACCAATCTTGATTTTTTCTCCAGCGCGAAGGGTACGCGACAACACCACAAAACACACCTTAGAAAACGTTTTGGAGACGAACGAAGTGGTCATCAATATCGTGAACTATGACATGGTACAACAAATGTCATTGTCCAGTACCGAATATCCCGAGGGCGAGAACGAGTTTATCAAATCTGGTTTAACCATGCTAAAATCGGATGTTGTACAACCTTTTCGCGTGGCAGAGTCCCCCGTACAGTTTGAATGTAAGGTGACCAAAGTAGAGGCTTTGGGCCAAGAAGGCGGTGCGGGCAACCTAGTGTTTTCAGAGGTGGTCAAGATACATGTTCATACATCGGTTTTGGATAGTAATGGGAGTATTGACCAACATAAAATAGATCAAGTTTCACGTATGGGCGGTAACTGGTACAGTAGGGCCAATTTGGGAATGTTCGAAGTTCCCAAACCATTGTCAAGTCTGGGTATAGGAGTAGATGCTATTCCCGATACCATTAGAAACAGTGATGTGCTCACGGGAAACGATTTGGGAATGTTGGGAAATGTGGAAAAACTACCGGACCGGGAAGAGGTGCATGCCTTTGTTGAGACAAACGACGAGGTAAAAGCCTTGATAACTCTACAGGATCGTGGAAAACTTCATGCAAAAGCTAAAGCATATTTAGCCAAAAATGACGTACTTTCCGCTTGGAAAATTTTAATGGCAAAATAG
- a CDS encoding DUF3127 domain-containing protein: protein MEVQGKVKLIGETQTFGNNGFRKREIVVTTDEQYPQHIMVEFVQDKTDLLNNFNVGQDVKISINLRGREWTNPQGEVKYFNSIQGWRIESLQPAQNSEGIPPTPPVEAFEPADNLNEEDHDDLPF from the coding sequence ATGGAAGTACAAGGAAAGGTAAAATTGATAGGAGAAACCCAGACTTTTGGGAACAATGGGTTTAGAAAAAGAGAAATCGTCGTAACTACCGATGAACAATATCCCCAACATATAATGGTAGAATTTGTTCAGGACAAAACCGATTTATTGAATAATTTCAACGTTGGCCAAGATGTTAAGATCAGTATAAATCTTAGGGGTAGGGAATGGACGAACCCACAAGGCGAGGTAAAATATTTCAACTCAATTCAAGGTTGGCGCATTGAAAGTTTACAGCCAGCCCAAAATAGCGAAGGCATACCACCTACACCACCTGTTGAAGCCTTTGAACCTGCGGACAATCTTAACGAGGAAGATCACGATGACCTGCCGTTCTAA
- the cutA gene encoding divalent cation tolerance protein CutA, translated as MAHIITKDKKQALKIIDILMGEKLLLHAVVSEKTVYQKIGDKLQESQQTLIIGKTKALLFNTINEEIKKHFSENMPMLYSIPIVYMDDELTDLIRSETAKV; from the coding sequence TTGGCCCACATTATTACCAAAGATAAAAAGCAGGCCCTGAAAATCATAGATATCTTGATGGGCGAAAAGCTATTGCTACATGCCGTCGTCTCAGAAAAAACGGTATACCAAAAAATAGGCGACAAACTTCAAGAAAGTCAACAAACCCTGATCATAGGGAAAACAAAAGCCTTACTTTTCAATACGATCAACGAAGAGATTAAGAAGCATTTTTCAGAAAATATGCCCATGTTATATTCTATCCCCATTGTTTATATGGATGATGAGCTTACAGATTTGATTCGTTCCGAGACTGCAAAAGTCTAG
- the aat gene encoding leucyl/phenylalanyl-tRNA--protein transferase gives MSENKKHSPLFFLTDRLEFPPLESANAEGLVAVGGDLSPERLILAYQNGIFPWFNDDSLIMWWSPDPRMVLFPHKIKISKSMRKILKNKTFRLTRNNCFATVLEKCSSIKRVGQDGTWITDKMKKAYMDLYEKGFAKSYEVWQGDVLVGGLYGVDLGHVFCGESMFSTVSNASKFAFIRLAQELEQRKYTLIDCQLYTEHLKSLGAEEITRRDFLKMLEREN, from the coding sequence TTGTCAGAAAATAAAAAGCATAGTCCCTTGTTTTTTCTTACGGACCGTTTGGAATTTCCGCCCTTGGAAAGTGCCAATGCCGAAGGTCTTGTGGCCGTGGGGGGCGATTTATCGCCTGAAAGATTGATTTTGGCCTATCAAAACGGAATTTTCCCATGGTTTAACGACGATTCCTTGATCATGTGGTGGAGTCCCGACCCTAGAATGGTTCTCTTTCCACATAAAATCAAAATCTCAAAGAGTATGCGGAAAATTTTGAAAAACAAAACCTTCCGGTTGACCAGAAATAATTGTTTTGCTACGGTTTTGGAAAAATGTTCCAGCATAAAACGGGTTGGTCAAGACGGTACTTGGATAACCGATAAGATGAAAAAGGCCTATATGGACCTTTACGAAAAAGGTTTCGCGAAATCGTATGAAGTATGGCAGGGCGATGTTTTGGTCGGAGGGCTGTACGGAGTGGATTTAGGTCACGTGTTTTGCGGTGAGAGCATGTTCAGTACGGTTAGCAATGCTTCAAAATTTGCTTTTATACGATTGGCACAAGAATTGGAACAGAGAAAATATACACTTATAGATTGCCAGTTATATACCGAACATTTGAAAAGTCTTGGTGCCGAGGAAATAACCAGACGGGATTTTTTAAAAATGTTAGAGCGAGAAAACTAA
- a CDS encoding LysR family transcriptional regulator has translation MNYTLHQLQVFLKVSEKQSITKAAEELFLTQPAVSIQLKNFQEQFSIPLTEVVGRKLYVTDFGKEIANAAEKILNEVNAINYKSLFYEGNLAGRLKISIVSTAKYVMPYFLADFIKDNSGIELLMDVTNKAKVVEALENNEVDFAMVSVLPDKLNIERVELMENKLFFVGGTRHKLKNNMGKRELFEKLPLIYREQGSATRNAMEDYIRKNKLPTSKKIELTSNEAVKQAVISGLGYSIMPLIGIKNELKNNDLQIIKVPGLPISTNWNLIWLKSKNLSPAATAFLEYVENKKEQIINNQFNWYTDI, from the coding sequence ATGAATTATACCTTGCACCAACTTCAGGTATTTCTTAAGGTATCTGAAAAACAGAGCATTACAAAGGCAGCAGAAGAGTTGTTCTTAACACAACCAGCCGTATCAATTCAATTAAAAAATTTTCAGGAGCAATTTTCCATTCCCCTGACCGAGGTGGTGGGCCGTAAGCTTTATGTTACCGATTTTGGAAAGGAAATTGCCAATGCGGCAGAAAAAATATTGAACGAGGTTAATGCCATTAACTATAAATCCCTCTTTTATGAAGGTAATTTGGCGGGGCGGTTAAAAATATCTATCGTATCAACGGCCAAATATGTCATGCCCTATTTTTTGGCCGATTTTATAAAAGACAATAGTGGTATAGAACTTTTGATGGATGTGACCAACAAAGCCAAAGTAGTTGAAGCATTGGAGAATAATGAAGTAGATTTTGCCATGGTCTCGGTGTTGCCCGATAAGTTGAACATTGAACGTGTTGAACTTATGGAAAACAAGCTTTTTTTTGTTGGTGGCACTAGGCATAAACTTAAGAATAACATGGGTAAACGCGAACTTTTTGAAAAACTGCCTTTGATATACAGGGAGCAAGGTTCGGCTACTCGCAACGCGATGGAGGACTATATCAGAAAAAATAAGTTGCCCACTTCAAAAAAAATAGAGCTAACCTCCAACGAAGCAGTCAAACAGGCCGTAATTTCCGGTTTGGGATATTCGATTATGCCATTGATCGGTATCAAGAACGAGCTAAAAAACAATGATTTGCAAATTATCAAGGTACCCGGCCTGCCCATTAGCACTAATTGGAATCTCATATGGCTTAAATCGAAAAACCTTTCTCCTGCCGCCACGGCTTTTTTGGAATATGTGGAGAATAAAAAAGAACAAATTATAAATAATCAGTTCAATTGGTACACAGACATCTAA